One genomic region from Candidatus Chlorobium masyuteum encodes:
- a CDS encoding septal ring lytic transglycosylase RlpA family protein, with product MKHEKQVINLSFVIALMLATLSVNTSGSIFSGITERYNPFYSSAEAAQQSISPLNKESRANTLVGEGKASFYANQFHGRTTANGETFNMNKLTAAHPSLPFGTWVRVTNMRTGKDVVVRINDRGPFVKGRIIDLSIGAAKELGILKTGTAQVKLETIGSANRRSSAS from the coding sequence ATGAAGCATGAAAAACAAGTTATCAACCTATCATTTGTAATAGCTCTGATGTTGGCCACTCTTTCGGTCAATACGAGCGGTTCGATTTTCTCCGGAATAACCGAACGATATAATCCTTTCTACAGCTCTGCAGAAGCAGCGCAGCAGAGCATCTCACCACTGAATAAAGAATCACGCGCAAACACTCTCGTCGGTGAAGGGAAAGCCTCCTTCTACGCCAATCAGTTTCATGGCCGTACAACGGCAAATGGCGAGACCTTCAATATGAACAAACTGACCGCAGCCCATCCTTCACTGCCTTTCGGCACATGGGTAAGAGTAACCAATATGCGAACAGGCAAAGATGTTGTCGTTCGGATCAATGATCGTGGACCATTTGTAAAAGGCAGGATTATCGACCTCTCTATCGGTGCAGCAAAGGAGCTTGGCATACTGAAAACAGGAACCGCCCAGGTTAAACTGGAAACTATTGGTTCCGCCAACCGCAGATCATCAGCTTCCTGA
- a CDS encoding potassium transporter Kup, whose translation MSIMSEEPGSGSHSEPSGFKRLAGLSLAALGVVFGDIGTSPLYAVRECFHGDYGIPVTEGNVLGVLSLLVWSLLLIVSLKYLTFIMKADNDGEGGILALTALIITQSKKIGRERWFLVAIGLFGAALLYGDGMITPAISVLSAVEGVQIIAPAFKDLVIPVTIAVLALLFFFQHHGTARVGALFGPIIFVWFAVIGVLGLVEIIRYPQILQAILPWYGISFILGNQLQGFMVLGAVFLSVTGAEALYADMGHFGRRPIRMTWVVLVLPALLLNYFGQGALLLEFPQESHHPFYGLVPEWAMIPMVILATSATIIASQALITGVFSLTQQAIQLGYLPRLTVTHTSAKHMGQIYVPAANWSLMIATISLVAGFGSSSKLAAAYGVAVTATMLISTILFYYVARDLWKWNNVALTIMISCFAVIDISFFGASMTKLFHGAWFPLVIGLVVFTIMLTWKQGRTLLLQQLQDRTLTVEEFMQSLSLQQPQRVTGQAVYLTANPDVIPIAMLHNLRHNKVLHSEVALFHFSTERVPRVPNSRKVEVVKLGDGFFKVVARFGFLEYPNIRQVIALANHQGLHFKPAAISFFLSREKIVAGLKTKMILWRKKLFALMARNALSATAYYDLPSGQVIEIGLLVQI comes from the coding sequence ATGTCAATAATGTCTGAAGAGCCAGGTTCGGGTTCCCATTCAGAACCTTCCGGCTTTAAACGGCTTGCCGGCCTCTCTCTTGCTGCTCTCGGTGTGGTATTCGGTGATATCGGAACCAGTCCCCTCTATGCTGTTCGTGAGTGTTTCCATGGCGATTATGGTATCCCTGTTACAGAAGGCAATGTTCTCGGAGTGCTCTCCCTGCTTGTCTGGTCGCTCTTGCTGATTGTCAGTCTGAAATACCTGACATTTATTATGAAGGCGGATAATGACGGTGAGGGCGGTATTCTGGCCCTTACAGCACTGATCATTACCCAGAGCAAGAAAATCGGTCGTGAACGCTGGTTTCTGGTGGCGATTGGTCTTTTCGGTGCGGCGCTGCTCTATGGTGACGGTATGATTACGCCGGCCATATCGGTTCTCAGTGCCGTTGAAGGTGTTCAGATTATTGCACCGGCATTCAAGGATCTGGTTATTCCTGTCACCATAGCGGTGCTTGCTCTCCTTTTTTTCTTCCAGCATCACGGCACAGCAAGGGTCGGAGCCCTTTTCGGTCCGATTATCTTTGTCTGGTTTGCGGTTATCGGAGTGCTCGGACTTGTGGAAATTATTCGTTATCCGCAGATTCTGCAGGCAATTCTGCCCTGGTATGGTATCTCTTTCATTTTAGGCAATCAGCTCCAGGGTTTTATGGTGCTCGGTGCGGTTTTCCTCTCGGTTACGGGTGCCGAGGCACTCTATGCTGATATGGGTCATTTTGGACGGCGCCCCATCCGGATGACCTGGGTAGTGCTTGTGCTTCCGGCTTTACTGCTTAACTATTTCGGCCAGGGAGCGCTGCTCCTGGAATTTCCGCAGGAGTCTCATCATCCCTTTTACGGGCTTGTACCGGAGTGGGCAATGATTCCTATGGTGATTCTTGCAACATCCGCAACGATTATTGCCTCGCAGGCCCTGATCACCGGAGTCTTCTCCTTGACCCAGCAGGCGATCCAGCTTGGTTATCTTCCCCGCCTGACGGTGACGCATACCTCTGCCAAGCATATGGGACAAATTTATGTTCCGGCGGCAAACTGGTCGCTTATGATTGCAACCATCAGTCTGGTTGCCGGTTTCGGATCATCCAGCAAGCTTGCTGCGGCATATGGCGTTGCCGTTACTGCAACCATGCTGATCTCCACCATCCTCTTTTACTATGTTGCCCGTGATCTCTGGAAGTGGAACAATGTGGCGCTCACGATTATGATCAGCTGTTTTGCTGTGATCGATATCTCCTTTTTCGGGGCAAGTATGACCAAGCTTTTCCATGGAGCCTGGTTTCCCCTTGTGATCGGCCTGGTTGTCTTTACCATTATGCTGACATGGAAACAGGGTCGCACTCTGCTTTTACAGCAGTTGCAGGATCGCACCCTGACGGTTGAAGAGTTCATGCAGAGTCTTTCGCTGCAGCAGCCTCAGCGGGTAACCGGTCAGGCGGTCTATCTTACGGCCAATCCGGATGTCATACCAATCGCCATGCTCCACAATCTTCGTCATAACAAGGTACTGCATTCGGAGGTGGCACTTTTTCATTTCAGTACAGAGCGGGTACCGAGGGTGCCGAACAGCCGCAAGGTTGAGGTTGTCAAGCTGGGCGATGGTTTTTTCAAGGTTGTTGCCCGCTTCGGTTTTCTTGAGTATCCCAATATTCGCCAGGTTATAGCTCTGGCCAATCATCAGGGGCTGCATTTCAAACCGGCAGCCATCAGCTTTTTTCTCAGTCGTGAGAAAATTGTTGCCGGACTGAAGACGAAGATGATTTTATGGCGGAAAAAGCTTTTTGCCCTGATGGCGCGAAATGCACTCAGTGCTACAGCCTACTATGATCTGCCATCCGGTCAGGTTATTGAGATAGGTCTTCTGGTGCAGATCTGA
- a CDS encoding TerC family protein — protein MMDVVRNIFDNPLSSLLVIGNLIIIESLLSVDNAAVLATMVMDLPEKKRAIALRYGILGAYAFRGLCLFFAAVLVQIWWLKPLGGIYLLYLFWDWMKGRSTPQKSDDYFQKEDNWLYKWTSGSLGTFWSTVLLIEMMDLAFSIDNIFAAVAFTDNIVLIWTGVFIGILAMRFVAQGFVRLMERYPFLETSAFVVIGLLGLKLTLSAVEHFYPETVFVRFLEGHAGDMITSGVTVAVFVVPLLTSQLFNYPAKDR, from the coding sequence ATGATGGATGTTGTCCGGAATATTTTTGATAATCCACTGTCATCACTGCTTGTTATCGGCAATCTGATCATCATTGAAAGTCTGCTCTCGGTCGATAATGCAGCAGTACTTGCGACAATGGTTATGGACCTTCCGGAAAAAAAACGTGCGATTGCTCTTCGATACGGCATCCTCGGAGCTTATGCCTTCAGAGGGCTCTGCCTTTTTTTTGCAGCGGTTCTGGTTCAGATATGGTGGCTGAAGCCATTGGGAGGAATCTACCTGCTCTATCTTTTCTGGGATTGGATGAAAGGGCGATCAACTCCGCAAAAAAGCGATGACTATTTTCAGAAAGAGGATAACTGGCTGTATAAATGGACATCCGGATCGCTTGGGACATTCTGGTCTACGGTGCTGCTTATCGAGATGATGGATCTGGCGTTTTCCATCGATAATATTTTTGCCGCTGTTGCCTTTACTGACAACATCGTTCTTATCTGGACCGGCGTGTTTATCGGTATTCTCGCCATGCGGTTTGTTGCACAGGGTTTTGTCCGGTTGATGGAGAGGTATCCCTTTCTTGAGACCTCAGCTTTTGTCGTTATTGGCCTGCTTGGTCTCAAGCTTACCCTCTCTGCCGTGGAGCATTTTTATCCGGAAACGGTTTTTGTTCGATTTCTTGAAGGCCATGCCGGTGATATGATCACTTCCGGGGTCACCGTTGCTGTCTTTGTTGTTCCCCTGCTGACCAGTCAGTTGTTCAATTATCCGGCAAAAGATCGTTAA
- a CDS encoding PAS domain-containing protein has protein sequence MPGKKMIARLEKDGADIEWLLSGHVHSTAPSSLSNTLALSRYRMDIENLFRKVRLQIAGSADVSKPEIDAYAIVDQDERIVDLTGSIEKFLGYEKGALSGAELSRLIHPDDYVTVQSVLQQQRLDDDIVSFASRFKTSDGSFIPVELCLYIKKIPMSEQAEYAMILKRRES, from the coding sequence ATGCCCGGGAAAAAAATGATTGCGCGGCTTGAAAAAGATGGTGCAGATATAGAGTGGTTACTCTCCGGCCATGTTCACAGCACAGCCCCCTCTTCGCTGAGTAATACGCTGGCGTTGTCCCGGTACCGTATGGATATTGAAAATCTTTTCAGGAAGGTCCGGCTGCAGATTGCCGGAAGTGCTGATGTAAGCAAGCCGGAGATAGATGCCTATGCAATTGTTGATCAGGATGAACGTATCGTTGATTTGACAGGATCGATTGAAAAGTTTTTGGGATATGAAAAAGGGGCTTTGTCCGGAGCTGAATTATCCCGATTGATCCATCCTGATGATTATGTCACGGTGCAGAGTGTTTTGCAGCAGCAGAGGCTTGATGATGATATTGTCTCGTTTGCTTCGAGATTCAAAACAAGTGATGGCAGTTTTATTCCAGTTGAGCTATGCCTGTATATAAAAAAGATACCAATGTCAGAACAGGCTGAATATGCTATGATTTTAAAGCGTCGAGAGAGTTAG
- a CDS encoding pentapeptide repeat-containing protein, translating to MNRKGTLIATICFGLVVSAGNSAAAYDTVTLNALKKSVVEWNSWRLASPAANIDLYKAVLEDANLSEANLGGALLVRSDLSGSKLNRANLKGANLMMAFIKKADMKGTDLSGACLIKANMKGSFMKEAIFRGANLQGANLRWVMLEEADMGDANLANTVLFEANLENANLKGANLKDAVFLEQARLERAVLSNNTILPSGDRATLRWSLLHNAKFVREPERSPLAYTTPVFTPSEKKESHGSLTAPSSLISGSKSNEQPALVIEDVESWNRMRRTKKDLEVTMKEEKLDESSLKGVNLQGATLSGSSFKSASLDEANLAGANLSNVNFHKADMKGAHLQGANLQGANLDRAFLKEADLSNTNLSNAVLFGTILTGANLQNANLEHASLFEADLEGANLEGANLKGANITDANFKNASLSPLTTLPSGKPATAEWATLNGAKFILNRK from the coding sequence ATGAATCGCAAAGGCACTCTGATCGCAACGATCTGCTTTGGTCTGGTCGTTTCAGCAGGCAATAGTGCTGCGGCATACGATACGGTGACGCTGAACGCACTGAAAAAAAGCGTTGTCGAATGGAACAGCTGGCGCCTTGCCTCACCGGCAGCAAACATCGACCTCTACAAGGCTGTACTTGAAGATGCCAATCTGAGTGAAGCAAATCTGGGTGGAGCCCTCCTTGTTCGCTCTGACCTCAGCGGTTCAAAACTCAACAGGGCAAACCTGAAGGGCGCAAACCTCATGATGGCCTTTATTAAAAAAGCTGACATGAAAGGCACCGATCTTTCCGGCGCATGCCTGATAAAGGCAAATATGAAGGGTTCATTCATGAAAGAAGCCATATTCAGAGGGGCAAATCTTCAGGGTGCAAACCTGAGATGGGTCATGCTTGAAGAGGCCGATATGGGGGATGCGAACCTGGCAAACACGGTTCTCTTTGAAGCCAATCTCGAAAACGCGAACCTCAAGGGGGCAAACCTGAAAGATGCGGTATTCCTTGAACAGGCCCGTCTTGAGCGTGCCGTCCTGTCAAACAATACCATCCTCCCTTCGGGAGATAGAGCCACATTACGCTGGAGTCTGCTCCATAATGCTAAATTTGTCCGTGAACCGGAGCGCTCCCCCTTAGCCTATACGACACCGGTGTTCACCCCTTCTGAAAAAAAGGAGAGTCACGGTTCACTCACAGCACCCTCTTCGCTCATATCGGGTTCGAAAAGTAATGAACAGCCTGCACTTGTCATCGAGGATGTTGAGTCATGGAATCGTATGCGCAGGACAAAAAAAGATCTCGAGGTAACCATGAAAGAGGAAAAGCTCGACGAGTCAAGCCTGAAAGGAGTGAATCTGCAAGGGGCCACTCTTTCCGGATCAAGCTTCAAGAGCGCATCGCTGGATGAGGCTAACCTGGCCGGTGCAAATCTCAGCAATGTCAACTTCCATAAAGCCGATATGAAAGGGGCTCATCTGCAGGGTGCAAATCTGCAGGGTGCAAATCTTGACCGCGCATTTCTCAAAGAGGCAGACCTGAGCAATACCAACCTCTCAAACGCAGTTCTTTTCGGAACAATACTCACCGGAGCGAATCTGCAGAATGCAAATCTTGAACATGCATCACTTTTTGAAGCCGATCTCGAAGGCGCAAATCTTGAAGGCGCAAATCTGAAAGGTGCAAACATTACCGATGCCAATTTCAAAAATGCATCACTATCTCCTCTCACAACACTTCCGTCAGGAAAACCCGCAACAGCGGAGTGGGCAACGCTGAACGGTGCAAAATTTATACTAAACAGGAAATAA
- a CDS encoding SDR family oxidoreductase: MNAENRYSGKVLVAGATGRTGQWVVKRLLHYGVPVRVFCRDRDKAVSLFGESVESVSGVIQSAADIALAVKGCSAVISALGSGSYSGESSPAEVDRDGVMRLVDEASKAGVKHFALVSSLAVTRWYHPLNLFAGVLLKKWDAEEHVRKVFSGADRSFTIVRPGGLKDGEPLLHRLHVDTGDRLWSGWINRSDVAELLVLSLWVEKAKNKTFEVINESEENQQSLEPFYSMIPE, from the coding sequence ATGAATGCTGAAAATAGATACAGCGGGAAAGTTCTTGTGGCCGGGGCAACGGGACGAACCGGTCAATGGGTGGTGAAGCGGCTGTTGCATTATGGTGTTCCAGTCAGAGTCTTTTGCCGTGACCGGGATAAAGCCGTGAGCCTTTTTGGCGAGAGCGTAGAGTCTGTCAGCGGGGTGATCCAGAGTGCCGCTGATATTGCTCTTGCGGTAAAGGGGTGCAGTGCGGTTATTTCAGCTCTTGGTTCCGGCTCCTATTCAGGGGAGTCCTCCCCCGCAGAGGTGGATCGTGATGGTGTAATGAGGCTTGTCGATGAGGCCTCCAAAGCAGGGGTAAAGCATTTTGCCCTTGTCAGCTCTCTGGCTGTGACCAGGTGGTATCATCCGCTCAATCTGTTTGCCGGTGTTCTGCTTAAAAAATGGGATGCCGAAGAGCATGTGAGAAAGGTATTCTCCGGCGCTGACCGCTCCTTCACCATAGTACGGCCGGGAGGTCTGAAAGATGGTGAGCCCCTGCTACACCGGCTCCATGTTGATACCGGTGACCGGTTGTGGAGCGGCTGGATCAACCGCTCTGATGTTGCGGAGCTTCTGGTTCTCTCGCTCTGGGTTGAAAAGGCTAAAAACAAAACCTTTGAGGTGATCAACGAGAGTGAAGAAAATCAGCAGAGTCTGGAGCCCTTTTATTCCATGATTCCAGAATAA
- a CDS encoding response regulator: MKILVIDDDGDVRKFIVTTLTRENHTVFEAGDGNQGLQLLQEHKDISVVITDLIMPEKEGLETIIEIRSLLPAIKIMAISGGGKVGPDNYLVLADTLGADSTLKKPFTGKELLDALSNL, translated from the coding sequence ATGAAAATTCTGGTTATTGACGATGACGGCGACGTCAGAAAGTTTATTGTCACCACACTCACAAGGGAAAACCATACCGTTTTTGAAGCCGGAGACGGCAACCAGGGTCTTCAGCTGCTTCAGGAACACAAGGATATCTCTGTGGTGATAACCGACCTCATCATGCCTGAAAAAGAGGGTCTGGAAACGATCATTGAAATCCGCTCGCTTTTGCCGGCAATAAAAATCATGGCCATCTCGGGCGGAGGAAAAGTCGGCCCGGATAACTATCTGGTTCTGGCCGATACGCTCGGAGCAGACTCCACCCTGAAAAAACCATTCACAGGCAAGGAGCTGCTTGATGCCCTGAGTAACCTGTAA
- a CDS encoding PAS domain S-box protein → MNKEKAELFSEQERLHRENEALRKNLTELEKRASTLEKSERNLKRVLDATHAGSWDWEIKTGKLAVNEEWAAMIGFTLGELEPITINTWVDRCHPEDLSISNQLLEDHFSGKTEYYEMKARMRHKLGNWVWVLDRGKVFERDAKGNPVRMIGSHQNITQKKESERAVEESRHFEQLVSELSNQFITLHYEKIDELINSTLRLIGEFVLADRSYIFQFRNELTLMDNSYEWCAEGIEPQIDQLQEIPTDMAPWWMDHIKTNRVIHIPRISEMPPEASAEKEILEAQDIKSLIVIPLIAGSSPFGYIGFDAVSQEREWLPEIISVLKLAGGIIASALQRKQIEQFIQKELDLAIRLNQSSSFLETLQICLQAAISASGMDCGGIYLVNKQEGTLSLAFHQGLQQSFIEQASSYPLDSANVQLILKGDPIYQPFCTLIYNKHAAICEEKLQAIAVVPISFKAEVIACLNIASHTHTEIPEFSRIALETLASHIGSAIMQAHHEKEIEAAKINLESLFNTVEDFLFIVNMEGKVIHTNDYVRNRLGYTAEELHNLHVLSFHPQDQQAEAKANIEGMLAGTEVSCLVPLITKSGTRIPVETKVTPGIWNSQPVLFGMSRDVSERMRSELALKESEKRFRELTELLPLPLFETDKSGRITYSNQKGFEIFGSSENELDLGLSFFQFCPPGDHEKWLIDFESVINGTTHTITKEYNAIKKDGNTFPVLLYASSIMQNGIVTGARGIGVDLTELKAAEEAVRTSLLRQRIVNEFQSLIDNIPGTVYRTNEQGKTTLLSMSGDFEAHYTIADLEKDLFETGTMIHPEDHNAVSLSNMALRSTKTSQALIYRIVMKNGELRWIEERKTSVFSSDGQYSGVDGILFDITDRITAQEEKLQLESRLRKTQRLETIGTLAGGIAHDFNNILTPILGYAEMGELCSGREDSMHEYFTEITKAAERAKNLVAQILTFSRTSESSPDIVSVQSVIEEALKLLRPSIPSTISIEQDIDQSCRNIFADSSQIHQIIVNLCTNSFHAMEERGGVLTIELREIKPDSDMHKMLPNLQAESYMQLRISDTGTGMDEATMERIFEPFFTTKSVGKGTGLGLSVVHGIIKSFHGEITVESQPGVGSTFIIYLPVVNEKTENTISHKLPPEGKGNILFVDDEPATLRMMTLMMTRLGFRIEARNSPLEALELFRKKWQQFNLVITDLTMPEMTGIDFADQLHKINSETPVILMTGYGKDIEPTNALSNYGIRRILKKPINLTQIASIINEVLSNTPHIN, encoded by the coding sequence ATGAATAAAGAAAAAGCGGAGTTGTTCAGCGAACAGGAACGGCTTCATAGGGAGAATGAGGCGCTCAGAAAAAATCTGACCGAGCTTGAAAAGAGAGCCTCAACTCTTGAAAAATCAGAAAGAAACCTCAAGAGGGTGCTGGACGCAACTCATGCGGGCTCCTGGGACTGGGAGATCAAAACCGGAAAACTGGCCGTGAATGAAGAGTGGGCCGCCATGATCGGTTTCACCCTTGGGGAGCTTGAACCGATAACGATCAATACCTGGGTGGATCGATGTCATCCGGAAGACCTTTCGATCTCCAACCAGCTCCTTGAAGATCATTTCAGCGGTAAAACCGAATATTATGAAATGAAAGCCCGGATGCGTCACAAACTCGGCAACTGGGTCTGGGTGCTTGACCGGGGAAAGGTGTTCGAGCGTGATGCGAAAGGCAATCCGGTACGGATGATCGGCTCCCATCAGAACATCACACAAAAAAAGGAGTCCGAGAGGGCTGTTGAAGAGAGCCGGCATTTCGAGCAGCTTGTATCAGAACTCTCAAATCAGTTCATCACGTTGCACTATGAGAAAATTGATGAACTGATCAACAGCACACTCCGACTCATCGGTGAATTTGTTCTGGCTGACCGAAGCTACATTTTCCAGTTCCGGAACGAGCTGACGCTGATGGACAACTCCTACGAATGGTGCGCTGAAGGCATTGAACCGCAGATCGATCAGTTGCAGGAGATTCCGACCGATATGGCTCCCTGGTGGATGGATCATATCAAAACCAACAGGGTCATCCATATTCCGCGTATCTCGGAGATGCCGCCGGAGGCATCGGCAGAAAAAGAGATTCTGGAGGCACAGGATATCAAATCGCTGATCGTCATTCCCCTCATCGCAGGATCATCACCATTCGGTTATATCGGTTTTGATGCCGTATCACAGGAGCGGGAGTGGCTGCCCGAAATCATTTCGGTGCTGAAACTTGCCGGAGGCATCATTGCCAGTGCACTCCAGCGCAAGCAGATAGAGCAGTTTATCCAGAAAGAGCTTGACCTTGCCATCAGGCTGAACCAAAGCTCATCCTTCCTGGAAACCCTGCAGATCTGCCTTCAGGCGGCCATTTCAGCTTCCGGGATGGATTGCGGCGGCATTTATCTGGTCAACAAACAGGAAGGGACACTATCCCTCGCCTTTCATCAGGGATTGCAGCAATCATTTATAGAACAGGCCTCATCCTATCCCCTTGATTCAGCAAATGTTCAACTGATACTGAAAGGGGATCCAATCTATCAGCCTTTCTGCACCCTCATCTATAATAAGCATGCGGCCATTTGCGAAGAAAAGCTTCAGGCTATTGCTGTCGTCCCGATCTCTTTCAAGGCTGAGGTCATTGCCTGCCTTAATATTGCCTCCCACACGCATACCGAAATTCCTGAATTTTCCCGGATAGCGCTTGAAACCCTTGCCTCCCATATCGGATCGGCCATCATGCAGGCCCATCATGAAAAAGAGATTGAGGCAGCAAAAATAAATCTTGAATCGCTCTTCAACACGGTTGAAGATTTCCTCTTCATTGTAAACATGGAGGGCAAAGTCATCCACACCAATGACTATGTGCGCAATCGGCTTGGCTACACCGCCGAAGAGCTGCACAACCTGCATGTTCTCTCTTTTCACCCCCAGGATCAACAGGCTGAAGCAAAAGCGAACATTGAAGGGATGCTTGCCGGAACTGAGGTTTCATGCCTGGTTCCGCTGATAACCAAGAGTGGCACTCGCATTCCTGTCGAGACCAAAGTCACACCGGGGATCTGGAACAGTCAGCCGGTACTGTTCGGTATGAGCCGCGATGTTTCCGAGCGAATGCGATCCGAGCTGGCATTGAAGGAGAGTGAAAAACGGTTCAGGGAGCTGACCGAGCTCCTTCCACTTCCTCTGTTTGAAACTGACAAAAGCGGGCGTATCACCTATTCAAACCAGAAAGGATTTGAAATTTTCGGATCCAGCGAAAACGAGCTTGATCTCGGGCTCTCCTTCTTTCAATTCTGTCCTCCGGGAGATCATGAGAAATGGCTGATTGATTTTGAATCAGTCATAAACGGGACTACACACACGATAACCAAAGAGTACAATGCAATCAAAAAGGATGGAAACACGTTTCCCGTCCTGCTTTATGCTTCATCAATCATGCAAAACGGCATAGTAACCGGCGCCCGGGGGATCGGCGTCGACCTCACAGAGCTGAAAGCGGCTGAAGAAGCGGTAAGAACCAGTTTACTGCGGCAACGTATCGTCAATGAGTTCCAGAGCCTGATCGACAATATTCCGGGAACCGTCTATCGAACCAATGAGCAGGGGAAAACGACACTGCTCTCAATGAGCGGTGATTTTGAAGCTCACTATACCATTGCTGATCTTGAAAAGGATCTGTTTGAAACCGGCACAATGATCCATCCCGAGGATCACAATGCGGTATCACTTTCCAACATGGCTCTTAGATCAACCAAAACATCACAGGCCCTGATCTACCGCATCGTCATGAAAAACGGTGAATTGAGATGGATAGAGGAGCGCAAAACCTCCGTTTTCTCCTCCGACGGTCAGTACAGCGGCGTTGACGGGATTCTGTTTGACATCACCGACCGCATTACGGCGCAGGAGGAGAAGCTTCAGCTGGAATCCAGGCTCCGCAAAACCCAGCGGCTTGAAACCATCGGTACGCTTGCCGGAGGAATTGCTCATGATTTCAATAATATTCTCACCCCTATCCTCGGTTATGCCGAAATGGGGGAGCTCTGCAGCGGCCGAGAGGATTCGATGCATGAGTATTTCACGGAGATCACAAAGGCTGCAGAAAGAGCAAAAAATCTTGTCGCACAAATCCTTACCTTCAGCAGAACAAGTGAATCCTCTCCCGATATTGTATCGGTACAATCCGTCATCGAAGAAGCACTGAAACTGCTCCGGCCATCGATTCCATCGACAATCAGCATCGAGCAGGATATAGATCAATCCTGCCGGAATATTTTTGCCGATTCATCGCAAATTCATCAGATCATTGTCAATCTGTGCACCAATTCCTTCCATGCAATGGAAGAGAGAGGCGGGGTGCTTACCATTGAACTCAGGGAGATCAAACCTGATTCCGATATGCATAAAATGCTCCCGAATCTTCAGGCTGAAAGCTATATGCAGCTGCGGATATCCGATACCGGCACAGGAATGGATGAGGCAACAATGGAGCGAATCTTTGAACCATTCTTTACCACAAAATCCGTCGGAAAGGGCACCGGACTGGGACTCTCGGTTGTCCACGGTATTATCAAAAGCTTTCATGGGGAGATCACCGTCGAAAGCCAGCCCGGTGTCGGCTCGACATTTATCATCTATCTCCCGGTGGTCAATGAAAAAACCGAAAACACCATAAGCCACAAACTTCCTCCTGAAGGGAAAGGGAACATCCTCTTTGTTGACGATGAACCGGCAACGCTAAGGATGATGACGCTTATGATGACCAGGCTTGGATTCCGCATCGAAGCAAGAAACTCACCGCTTGAGGCGCTTGAACTGTTCCGGAAAAAATGGCAGCAGTTCAATCTTGTCATTACCGACCTGACCATGCCCGAAATGACCGGTATTGATTTTGCTGATCAGCTCCATAAAATCAACAGCGAGACACCGGTAATCCTGATGACCGGCTACGGAAAAGATATCGAACCCACAAATGCACTGAGTAACTACGGTATCAGGCGGATACTGAAAAAACCGATCAATCTGACTCAAATTGCATCAATCATCAACGAAGTACTGTCAAACACACCACACATTAACTAA